The Arthrobacter sp. PM3 genome contains the following window.
CAGGCCAGGGCGTCCATCCGGAACGCGAGCTCGAGGTGGAGCCCCGGGACCCAGGGCAGTACTTCGGTGATGGCCCCGGACGCGGAGGAGCCGGTGTCCGAATAGATGGCGCCGTACTGGAACAGAAGCCAAATGAAAGAGGCCGCGGGGACGGCGGCCAGGGCGAAGAATGTATTCCTGCCGAACTTCCGGAAAAGGAGCGGTGCCACAGCAGCCACCGCAAAGTGCACGGCAAGGACTGTGATCACTGGTGTCTCCGCAACGTCAGAAATTCGAATATCAGCAAGTTGGAGCAGGCGGGTCATTTGTTAGGTTCGGTGCCCACAGTTTACCAAGCGTGTACAAATTCTTTTGCGAGGGACACCATGGGCCTGCACAATTCGTAGCGTTTGCGGCGGCTACCATTCTGGCTATGAACACTGCCGCCGCCCCCGAGGCCATGCGACCGCCGTCGGACCTGGAATCCGGAGGCCCAGCCTCGCACAAGGGCCGGGTCCTCGCGTGGGCCTCGTGGGACTGGGGTTCGGCGGCCTTCAACGCCGTCATGACAACGTTTGTCTTCACCGTCTACCTGACCTCCGCACCGTTCGGCGGTGAGGATCAGGCCTCGGCCGTCCTGGGCGCCGCGCTGGCCGTCGCCGGCATCGCCATCGCCCTCCTGGCCCCGGTCACCGGGCAGCGCTCGGACACCGGCGGCCGGCGCAAGCTGTGGCTGGGGGTCAACACGGCCGCCGTCGCGCTGCTCACCGGGCTGTGTTTCTTCGTATTCCCGCGGCCGGAGTTCCTGCTCCTCGGCGTCACGCTGATTGCCCTGGGGAACGTCTTCTTCGAATTCGCCGGCGTCAACTACAACGCCATGCTCGCGCAGGTTTCCACGCCGCGGAACATCGGCAAGGTCAGCGGCTTTGGCTGGGGCATGGGGTACCTGGGCGGCATCGTGGCCCTGCTGGCAGTCCTCCAGCTTTTTGTGCAGCCCGGCTTCGCGTGGTTTGGCGCGTCCACGGAAGAGAGCCTGAACATCCGGCTGGTGGCGGTGTTTTCGGCGCTGTGGTTCTTCATCTTCGCCCTGCCTGTCCTTTTCGCCGTGCCGGAGCTGCCGCGCACCGGGAAGGGCGCCGGCCCGGGCTTCTTCGCCTCCTACGGCCTGCTGGTCCGGCGGATCAAGGCGATGTACCGCACCAGCCCGCACACCATCTACTTCCTGCTCGCGAGCGCCATCTTCCGGGACGGGCTGGCCGCGGTGTTCACCTTCGGCGGCGTGATCGCGGCCGGCACCTTCGGGTTCGCACTCAAGGACGTCATCTTCTTCGCGATCTTCGGGAACGTGGTGGCGGCTGTCGGCGCCATCCTCGGCGGCTTCCTCGACGACAGGACCGGGCCGAAGGCCGTGATTGTCGCGTCCCTGGCCGGTTTGCTGCTTGCCGGCACCGCGATCCTGGTGCTCGGCAACGGAAACTACGACGTCTTCGGCATGGCCTGGGCCGGAACCACCACGTTCTGGGTGTTCGGCCTGTTCCTGTGCCTGTTCGTGGGCCCGGCCCAGTCGTCGTCCCGCGCCTACCTGGCCCGCCTCGCCCCGCACGGCGAATCCGGCGAACTCTTCGGCCTGTACGCGACCACGGGCCGGGCGGTGAGTTTCCTCGCGCCG
Protein-coding sequences here:
- a CDS encoding MFS transporter — encoded protein: MNTAAAPEAMRPPSDLESGGPASHKGRVLAWASWDWGSAAFNAVMTTFVFTVYLTSAPFGGEDQASAVLGAALAVAGIAIALLAPVTGQRSDTGGRRKLWLGVNTAAVALLTGLCFFVFPRPEFLLLGVTLIALGNVFFEFAGVNYNAMLAQVSTPRNIGKVSGFGWGMGYLGGIVALLAVLQLFVQPGFAWFGASTEESLNIRLVAVFSALWFFIFALPVLFAVPELPRTGKGAGPGFFASYGLLVRRIKAMYRTSPHTIYFLLASAIFRDGLAAVFTFGGVIAAGTFGFALKDVIFFAIFGNVVAAVGAILGGFLDDRTGPKAVIVASLAGLLLAGTAILVLGNGNYDVFGMAWAGTTTFWVFGLFLCLFVGPAQSSSRAYLARLAPHGESGELFGLYATTGRAVSFLAPALFTLCIALAAPVVAPGEAQRWGILGIMAVLLAGLLVLLPVKAPGKTEIAVVPAA